The sequence below is a genomic window from Sulfuracidifex metallicus DSM 6482 = JCM 9184.
CTAAGGAAAAGCCAGGGAAAGCTTGATGAACTAAAGTAATGTCGTCTAGCATTGTACTGGTCAAACGTTCTACTCCACCAAAAACTGTAGCTTCAACGTGCTCTAACTTTCTATTTATTAGATGACGGGGGTCTCTTGTTTCAGTCACATTTACCCACTCTAGTACCTACTCTAATTCCACTCGTTATGCGTAATATATTTTCGTCTCCAGGGTTGGCTATTATCGCGTTTATCCCCGCCTCAAGTATCTTTCTTACTTTAGTCAAGATGCCTCCAGTGACGTCGCTAACGTTAGAATCTATGAGCGGAAATTCGTCAGTAGATTCAACGCACTCTAAAACCTTCCCATCGCTATTCATTATTCCTTCTACGTCAGTTAGGAAAATGGCTTTGTAACCATTTCTAGCTATTTCTATTGTTATATCGTCTCCTGAAATTACCATACCATTAGCCAAGATATCCCCAAATATTACTGGGATCATTCCG
It includes:
- a CDS encoding isopentenyl phosphate kinase; protein product: MGSGGHVSDWVVKLGGSVITCKDIPYCFRLDVMNNIAKQILRISEGSKVVLVHGGGSFGHYEASISDSSRTSRTSHSMITLNFLVNSVLRDQNIPTYTVPGRFFSMNAVNDVLSNGMIPVIFGDILANGMVISGDDITIEIARNGYKAIFLTDVEGIMNSDGKVLECVESTDEFPLIDSNVSDVTGGILTKVRKILEAGINAIIANPGDENILRITSGIRVGTRVGKCD